The following proteins are co-located in the Trichormus variabilis 0441 genome:
- a CDS encoding SpoIIE family protein phosphatase: protein MTETKVEKLKLMVVDDEPDNLDLLYRTFRRDFHVYKANHARKALEILAQEGEMAVIISDQRMPEMNGTEFLSLTVEKFPDTIRILLTGFTDVEDLVEAINSGQVFKYITKPWNPERLKNLVEQATDTYRLVKKRTHELRRSLRRESLFNAVTTAIRESLDYESMLQKIAATIGQTFEATCCLLKPVENNRLTANQFYYRNPAYNLPDSAFDPTTLIAQVLETGHYQIAQDIYNDNPCNYLVVPLSYQQHLLAVLALYQWGREHPWQDEDIQLITGVAEQAALAVSQAKLYQRLQEKQQQISAELEVARQIQNNLLRQTLPDIKSAKLQACCYPAREVGGDFFEIFVHPTKGDVWLAVGDVSGKGVPAALFMASAISVLRRELAQEIPAEPNVVIHNLNHALCDDLISNNCFITFVLARYTPTTRELVYANAGHIYPLVWSNQTAPEKPNYLTVRGIPLGILPKWQAKSGSLILAPGDTLLLASDGITEAMVSNSLFETVKTVGGVQPATHSMLNQDGLWQLLQKEPQPLSLNHLLSRIQADNHVQEDDQTILSLEVL from the coding sequence ATGACGGAAACTAAGGTAGAAAAACTGAAGCTCATGGTAGTAGACGATGAGCCAGATAACTTAGATTTACTCTACCGTACTTTTAGGCGAGACTTTCACGTATATAAAGCTAATCATGCCCGGAAAGCTTTGGAAATTCTAGCTCAAGAAGGCGAAATGGCCGTAATTATTTCAGATCAAAGAATGCCTGAAATGAACGGTACCGAATTTCTCAGCCTGACAGTAGAAAAATTTCCCGACACCATTCGGATTTTACTTACAGGTTTTACAGATGTGGAAGATTTGGTAGAAGCCATTAACTCTGGTCAAGTTTTTAAATACATCACCAAACCTTGGAACCCTGAACGCCTGAAAAATTTAGTTGAGCAAGCTACTGATACATATCGGTTGGTCAAAAAGCGCACCCACGAATTGCGTCGGTCTTTGCGGCGGGAATCTTTATTTAACGCGGTCACCACAGCAATTCGAGAGTCATTAGATTATGAGAGTATGCTGCAAAAAATTGCAGCTACTATTGGACAAACTTTTGAAGCTACTTGTTGTTTACTCAAACCAGTAGAAAACAATCGCCTCACTGCAAATCAATTTTATTATCGAAATCCAGCATACAACTTACCTGATAGCGCCTTTGATCCCACTACTTTAATTGCCCAAGTACTGGAAACCGGCCATTATCAAATTGCCCAAGATATATACAATGACAATCCCTGTAACTACTTGGTTGTCCCTCTATCTTACCAACAGCACTTATTAGCTGTCTTGGCTCTTTACCAGTGGGGACGAGAGCATCCTTGGCAAGACGAAGATATTCAATTAATTACGGGTGTGGCTGAACAAGCAGCTTTAGCCGTTTCCCAAGCAAAACTCTACCAACGCCTGCAAGAAAAACAACAGCAAATTAGTGCTGAGTTAGAAGTGGCGCGGCAAATTCAAAATAATCTACTACGCCAAACCCTACCGGATATCAAAAGCGCAAAATTACAAGCTTGCTGCTATCCTGCAAGAGAAGTAGGAGGCGATTTTTTTGAAATCTTTGTTCACCCCACCAAAGGTGATGTGTGGTTAGCAGTGGGCGATGTTTCCGGTAAAGGCGTACCTGCTGCTTTATTTATGGCTAGTGCAATTTCTGTATTAAGACGAGAATTAGCCCAAGAAATCCCAGCCGAACCCAATGTAGTTATACATAATCTCAATCATGCTTTGTGTGATGACTTAATTAGTAACAATTGCTTTATTACTTTTGTGCTAGCTCGTTATACACCTACTACTAGAGAGTTAGTCTATGCAAATGCTGGACACATTTATCCCCTGGTTTGGTCAAATCAAACCGCACCAGAAAAACCTAACTATCTTACAGTGAGAGGCATACCTTTAGGCATTTTACCGAAATGGCAGGCTAAGTCGGGTAGTTTGATTCTGGCACCCGGAGATACACTGCTGTTAGCCAGCGATGGTATCACGGAAGCAATGGTATCAAATAGTTTATTTGAAACAGTAAAAACCGTGGGTGGCGTTCAGCCAGCAACTCATTCTATGCTGAATCAAGATGGTCTGTGGCAACTCTTACAAAAAGAGCCTCAACCATTGTCTCTCAACCATTTACTATCACGTATTCAGGCAGATAATCACGTCCAAGAAGACGATCAAACTATACTCTCTCTGGAGGTTTTGTAA
- a CDS encoding alpha/beta fold hydrolase, whose product MFQAPGFEQRSIITSLGKMAYYTATGSLWQDNKKTDDQETLVFLHGFGGGSSAYEWSKVYPAFASGYRVLAPDLIGWGESEHPERNYLIEDYLTTIREFFERTCTGPVTAIASSLTAAFTIRVAIAHPDLFKSLILVTPAGLSDFGENYSRSIFAQIVSIPLLDRLLYSTGVASSAGIRSFLEQRQFAQANRVYDEIVEAYLKSAQQPNAEYAALSFVRGDLCFDLSLYIQQLNTPTAIIWGQKSQFTGPEIGRRLSEQNPQAIRVFQELENVGLTPQLELPAVTIGLIEKFLPLLNSH is encoded by the coding sequence ATGTTTCAAGCACCGGGATTTGAGCAACGCTCTATAATTACTTCACTGGGTAAGATGGCGTATTACACTGCCACTGGGTCACTTTGGCAGGACAATAAGAAGACTGATGACCAAGAAACTTTGGTGTTTCTGCATGGCTTTGGAGGCGGGTCTTCTGCTTATGAGTGGTCGAAAGTATATCCTGCTTTTGCTTCAGGGTATCGTGTATTAGCGCCAGATTTAATTGGTTGGGGTGAATCGGAACATCCAGAACGCAATTATCTAATTGAAGATTATTTAACGACTATTCGAGAGTTTTTTGAGCGGACTTGTACGGGGCCAGTGACAGCGATCGCCTCTTCTCTCACCGCAGCATTTACAATTAGAGTAGCGATCGCACATCCTGATTTATTTAAGTCGCTCATTCTTGTCACACCAGCCGGACTATCTGACTTTGGCGAAAACTATTCTCGCAGTATTTTTGCTCAAATCGTCAGTATTCCTCTTCTGGATCGTTTACTATACAGCACTGGAGTGGCTAGTAGTGCAGGTATTCGTAGTTTCTTAGAACAACGGCAATTCGCCCAAGCTAACCGAGTATATGACGAAATTGTCGAAGCTTATCTAAAATCTGCCCAACAGCCCAATGCTGAGTATGCAGCATTATCATTCGTTCGGGGTGACTTATGCTTTGATTTATCCCTCTACATTCAACAGTTAAACACACCCACAGCCATTATTTGGGGGCAAAAGTCTCAATTCACTGGACCAGAAATTGGCAGACGTTTGTCCGAACAGAATCCCCAAGCAATTCGAGTGTTTCAAGAATTGGAAAATGTAGGACTAACCCCACAATTGGAACTACCAGCAGTGACAATCGGACTAATTGAAAAATTCTTACCTCTACTCAATAGCCATTAA
- a CDS encoding homocysteine biosynthesis protein gives MRTIAEINEKINRKTAIVLTVEELKARVVEVGVSKVAQEVDVVTTGTFEPMESTGAILNLGHTDPPIKIRRCWLDGVPAYSGFGAVDLYLGASCAVDVMDGEEVRERGGGHVIEDLIAGKPIHVRAQGQVTDCYPRASFETTITRDTINQFYLFNPRNLYQNFIVGVNGGDRPLHTYLGPLQPRLGNAVYSNPGAISPLFNDPNLQLVGIGTRIFLGGGIGYVAWEGTQHFPLQKRLANQTPIGPAATLALIGDAKQMDARWVRGCYFKGYGPSLMLGVGIPLPVLNEEVIEHCAVQDQDLVAPIVDFSIPRRVRPTFGLVSYAQLKSGRITIEGKTVRAAPLASMFLARQVALELKQWIEAGSFTLTEPVAPIPQERSFLPQDRWTDF, from the coding sequence ATGCGAACTATTGCGGAAATTAATGAGAAAATTAACCGTAAAACGGCGATAGTCCTAACGGTTGAGGAATTAAAGGCAAGAGTTGTAGAAGTTGGTGTGAGTAAAGTTGCTCAAGAGGTTGACGTAGTTACTACTGGCACTTTTGAACCGATGGAATCAACTGGCGCTATTCTCAATCTCGGACACACTGATCCACCAATCAAAATTCGCCGTTGCTGGTTAGATGGTGTTCCAGCATACAGTGGTTTTGGGGCTGTTGATTTATACCTGGGTGCTAGCTGTGCTGTTGACGTGATGGACGGCGAAGAAGTCCGAGAACGTGGGGGCGGTCATGTCATAGAAGATTTAATCGCAGGTAAACCTATACACGTCAGAGCGCAAGGACAGGTAACTGACTGTTATCCGCGAGCGAGTTTTGAAACCACAATTACCCGCGACACGATAAATCAGTTTTATTTATTCAATCCGCGTAATCTCTATCAAAATTTTATCGTAGGTGTGAATGGAGGCGATCGCCCACTTCATACTTATCTTGGCCCCTTGCAACCACGTTTGGGTAATGCTGTTTACTCCAACCCAGGGGCAATTTCTCCCCTGTTCAATGACCCCAACTTACAACTCGTTGGTATTGGCACAAGAATTTTCTTAGGTGGTGGCATCGGTTATGTGGCTTGGGAAGGGACTCAACACTTTCCCTTACAAAAGCGTTTAGCTAATCAAACACCTATTGGCCCGGCTGCGACTTTAGCTTTAATTGGTGATGCCAAACAGATGGATGCTCGTTGGGTGCGGGGTTGTTATTTCAAAGGCTATGGCCCCTCGTTGATGTTGGGCGTAGGTATCCCACTGCCGGTGTTAAATGAAGAGGTTATAGAACACTGTGCAGTTCAAGACCAAGATTTAGTAGCGCCAATAGTAGACTTTTCCATTCCTCGGCGCGTTCGTCCTACATTTGGTTTGGTGAGTTACGCCCAACTCAAATCTGGGCGTATCACCATCGAGGGCAAAACAGTAAGAGCTGCTCCTTTGGCTAGTATGTTTCTAGCTCGACAGGTAGCCTTAGAGTTAAAACAGTGGATTGAAGCAGGTAGTTTCACTCTCACGGAACCAGTAGCCCCGATTCCCCAAGAACGTTCGTTTCTGCCTCAAGACCGTTGGACGGATTTTTAG
- a CDS encoding Mo-dependent nitrogenase C-terminal domain-containing protein: MTVLKTKEQHIVLSAVIQPIGNQQKNTQSKIDPLQPLRQWIDALEIQNRKLAHFIAKLIPAQCPFERDIVVFGRIIAHIPPMCKLNPLYDQFVGLRFRALCYLVDKCGEDIQSYC, encoded by the coding sequence ATGACTGTGCTAAAAACAAAAGAGCAACATATTGTCCTGTCTGCTGTTATTCAGCCTATTGGTAATCAGCAAAAAAATACTCAATCTAAAATTGATCCACTACAACCTTTACGTCAGTGGATTGATGCACTAGAAATACAAAATCGTAAGCTAGCTCACTTCATCGCAAAATTGATTCCTGCTCAGTGTCCTTTTGAGCGTGACATCGTAGTATTTGGTCGGATTATTGCCCACATTCCCCCCATGTGTAAGCTCAATCCCCTGTATGATCAATTTGTTGGTTTACGTTTTCGTGCTTTGTGTTATTTAGTAGATAAGTGTGGAGAAGACATCCAGTCCTACTGCTAA
- the ftsE gene encoding cell division ATP-binding protein FtsE, producing MPVLTNPVSAEQTIHEKASPAQEESVTTSNMVQLNGVTKTYANGCHALLDINLEIKKKEFLFITGPSGSGKSTLLKLLYGQELPTQGEVIVNDCSVTNLRGDRLSLLRRRIGIVFQDYKLIPQRTVAENVTFVLQAQGYTRKEIHRRLEPTLKLVGLLSKADCFPDQLSGGEQQRVSIARAIVGTPPLILADEPTGNLDPDNSWQVMQILQKLNGFGATVIVTTHDEQLVRRCNRPIVQVRDGRLYRK from the coding sequence ATGCCCGTATTAACGAATCCAGTCTCTGCCGAACAGACTATTCATGAAAAAGCAAGTCCAGCCCAAGAGGAAAGTGTTACTACCAGTAATATGGTGCAGTTAAATGGGGTGACCAAAACCTATGCTAATGGTTGCCATGCTTTGCTGGATATTAACTTAGAGATCAAAAAGAAAGAATTTTTATTTATTACAGGGCCTAGTGGTTCAGGTAAGTCAACTCTGTTAAAACTTTTGTATGGCCAGGAGTTACCTACCCAAGGAGAGGTGATTGTTAATGACTGTAGTGTCACAAATTTACGGGGCGATCGCTTATCATTATTACGCCGACGTATTGGCATTGTTTTTCAAGACTACAAACTAATTCCCCAACGAACAGTGGCGGAAAATGTCACTTTTGTCTTGCAAGCTCAAGGTTACACCCGCAAAGAAATTCATAGGCGCTTAGAACCTACACTCAAATTAGTGGGTTTGCTTTCTAAGGCTGATTGTTTTCCTGATCAACTTTCTGGAGGAGAACAACAACGGGTAAGTATTGCACGGGCGATAGTGGGAACACCGCCCTTAATATTAGCTGATGAACCTACAGGCAATCTCGATCCCGATAACTCTTGGCAAGTAATGCAGATTCTACAAAAGTTAAATGGTTTTGGGGCAACTGTCATTGTTACTACTCACGACGAGCAATTGGTACGTCGGTGTAATCGGCCTATAGTTCAGGTTCGGGATGGTAGATTGTACCGTAAATAG
- a CDS encoding WecB/TagA/CpsF family glycosyltransferase, whose amino-acid sequence MFPSSKVFLVLGIPVHVMSDYPSWLLECLRHGKGAHVVTLNAEMTMQAQQNTSLNNIIQNAELVIPDGAGVVMYLRWLCWQKVQRCPGIELAETLLKAIGQEQADKTVFFYGGAPGVTAQAANDWQQKIPSLNIVGTHSGYHSGEEEKQLQQTLAQLQPQVILVGLGVPRQELWIAQNRHLCPQAIWIGVGGSFDIWSGSKDRAPAWLANNNLEWLYRLYKEPWRWRRMLALPQFAVKAFVYRLTMKGAI is encoded by the coding sequence ATGTTTCCATCATCTAAAGTGTTTTTAGTACTGGGAATTCCAGTTCATGTAATGAGTGACTATCCGAGTTGGTTACTGGAATGCCTGCGACATGGGAAAGGCGCTCATGTAGTGACACTCAATGCAGAAATGACGATGCAGGCACAGCAAAATACATCCTTGAACAACATAATTCAGAATGCTGAGTTGGTAATTCCTGATGGTGCAGGAGTGGTGATGTATTTGCGGTGGCTTTGTTGGCAAAAAGTCCAACGCTGTCCGGGAATTGAACTGGCGGAAACGCTGTTAAAAGCAATCGGTCAAGAGCAAGCCGATAAAACTGTGTTCTTTTATGGAGGAGCGCCAGGAGTAACCGCACAAGCGGCGAATGATTGGCAGCAAAAAATACCTAGTTTGAATATAGTAGGTACTCATTCCGGTTACCATTCTGGGGAAGAAGAAAAACAACTACAACAAACTCTCGCCCAATTACAACCACAAGTAATTTTGGTTGGTTTGGGTGTTCCACGGCAAGAATTATGGATTGCCCAAAATCGTCATTTGTGTCCTCAAGCCATTTGGATTGGTGTTGGCGGTAGTTTTGATATTTGGTCAGGAAGTAAAGATCGCGCACCCGCTTGGTTGGCTAATAATAATTTGGAATGGCTATATCGTTTATATAAAGAGCCTTGGCGTTGGCGGCGAATGTTGGCTCTGCCTCAGTTTGCGGTGAAAGCCTTTGTTTACCGTTTGACTATGAAGGGTGCGATTTAG
- a CDS encoding MFS transporter, producing MVNSVNTRPEILWRQVWGLAALLAAIIFSWMAYKFYQPRILEELEFVGLVRWLGIWQGLLIAVIEPMIGGLSDRIQQRLGSRLPMISLGVVLAGVIFVAVSLLVQQNLPIGIRWVVPMLMTVWVIAIIIFRAPAIALLTQFAPKSELPQANAVLVFVLGLIGAISPVLNTLLDNMGASITFLVGAIALILAAYILQLFTPKHLLHISSFNLEPTAKTPVQMFILIFIIGLGTGIELNLLLSIFPQELQIQLPNLTVEFIASAILLVSAIVSVPLGDWTTQLGANKSMLLGLGAMTAFMGLALLNDSDKLAIAFILAFGISFSLVFISMIPLVLSKVHPSRAGLGTGLYFGGSAGGTAIVSFLIKELGNTSIGAFLLAEFAFVLVGVCILLSRRFRILPD from the coding sequence ATGGTTAACTCTGTCAATACCCGCCCCGAAATTTTATGGCGACAAGTTTGGGGATTAGCCGCTTTATTAGCTGCCATCATCTTCAGTTGGATGGCTTACAAGTTTTATCAACCGAGAATTTTAGAGGAATTGGAATTTGTCGGACTGGTTCGCTGGTTGGGGATATGGCAAGGGTTACTAATAGCTGTGATCGAACCGATGATTGGTGGGTTGTCCGATCGCATTCAGCAGCGTTTGGGTAGTCGTTTACCCATGATTAGTCTAGGGGTAGTCCTAGCTGGGGTTATTTTTGTAGCTGTATCACTGTTAGTTCAACAAAATTTACCCATAGGTATACGTTGGGTTGTGCCGATGTTGATGACTGTTTGGGTCATCGCCATAATTATTTTCCGCGCCCCAGCGATCGCACTTTTAACGCAATTTGCCCCTAAAAGCGAGTTACCCCAAGCGAATGCAGTATTAGTGTTCGTCTTGGGGCTAATAGGCGCTATCAGTCCAGTTTTGAACACCCTCCTCGACAACATGGGTGCATCTATCACCTTTCTTGTAGGGGCGATCGCTTTAATTTTGGCAGCATATATTCTGCAATTATTCACACCTAAACATTTGCTGCACATCTCTAGCTTCAACCTAGAACCAACAGCTAAAACTCCTGTACAGATGTTTATCCTGATTTTCATCATTGGCTTGGGAACAGGAATCGAACTTAACCTGCTTTTATCAATATTTCCCCAGGAATTACAAATACAACTACCCAACCTGACAGTAGAGTTTATTGCTTCTGCGATTTTGTTAGTCTCAGCGATCGTCTCTGTTCCTTTGGGCGATTGGACAACACAACTAGGCGCAAATAAATCTATGCTACTGGGTTTGGGTGCGATGACAGCCTTCATGGGTCTAGCCTTATTAAATGACAGCGATAAACTGGCGATCGCTTTCATACTAGCCTTTGGTATTAGCTTCAGTTTAGTTTTTATCAGTATGATTCCCTTGGTGTTAAGTAAGGTTCACCCCAGTCGTGCAGGTTTAGGTACAGGACTATATTTTGGTGGTAGTGCAGGCGGTACAGCTATAGTTTCTTTCCTCATCAAAGAACTAGGAAACACATCTATAGGTGCTTTTTTATTAGCTGAATTTGCTTTTGTATTAGTAGGTGTCTGTATTCTTTTAAGCAGAAGATTTCGTATATTACCTGATTAA
- a CDS encoding response regulator transcription factor yields MNKIRIALIEDHDLTRVGIRTALLQKEEIEVVGEAGNATEGLNMLKKVQPDIAIIDIGLPDKDGIELTKELKSISNGADLPTKVLILTLRDNKEAVLAAFAAGADSYCMKDIRFDNLLEAVRVTYNGNAWIDPAIARIVLQQAQQQSPKPVTTITEAKNSFINSETEDNLETIDSYTLTERELEVLQLIVEGCSNAVIAERLYITVGTVKTHVRNILNKLCADDRTQAAVRALRSGLVG; encoded by the coding sequence ATGAATAAAATTCGGATTGCGCTGATTGAAGATCATGATCTCACCCGTGTGGGTATTCGGACAGCACTGCTACAAAAAGAAGAAATTGAAGTGGTAGGAGAAGCTGGCAATGCGACAGAAGGACTAAATATGTTAAAAAAGGTACAACCAGATATTGCGATCATCGATATCGGTTTGCCAGATAAAGACGGAATTGAGCTAACAAAGGAATTAAAATCAATCAGTAACGGCGCAGACTTACCAACAAAAGTATTGATTTTAACCTTGCGTGATAACAAAGAAGCAGTTTTGGCAGCTTTCGCAGCTGGGGCTGATTCTTACTGTATGAAAGATATTAGGTTTGATAATCTACTGGAAGCAGTTAGGGTAACTTACAATGGCAACGCTTGGATTGATCCAGCGATCGCCAGAATTGTACTACAACAAGCACAACAACAGTCTCCAAAACCAGTAACCACCATAACAGAAGCGAAAAATTCTTTCATCAACTCAGAAACCGAAGATAACTTAGAGACTATCGACTCCTATACCCTGACGGAAAGAGAGTTAGAAGTATTACAGCTAATCGTCGAAGGCTGTAGCAATGCGGTTATTGCTGAACGCCTTTACATTACAGTCGGCACTGTAAAAACCCACGTTCGCAATATTCTCAATAAACTCTGCGCCGATGACCGCACCCAGGCTGCTGTCCGCGCCTTACGCTCTGGATTAGTGGGTTAA
- a CDS encoding ATP-binding protein: protein MKSELHVPSDLNYLNIVEHWLLGCLKIQLGESVDWSRQSSRLRLALVEAYSNVVRHAHKEQPNLPVLLRLEFKERDIALEIWDYGTGFDMSTYFPPNPGDRQEGGYGWLIMNRLMDKVEYQLQVDGANCLKLEATIPELANN, encoded by the coding sequence ATGAAAAGCGAGCTTCATGTACCAAGCGACTTGAACTATTTAAACATAGTGGAACACTGGTTATTGGGATGCTTGAAAATCCAGTTAGGAGAATCTGTTGATTGGTCAAGACAGTCCAGCCGGTTACGGTTAGCTTTAGTAGAAGCCTATTCTAATGTTGTGCGTCATGCCCATAAAGAGCAACCAAATTTGCCAGTCTTACTACGCTTGGAATTTAAAGAACGAGATATTGCTTTGGAAATTTGGGACTACGGCACAGGTTTTGATATGTCTACCTACTTCCCGCCCAACCCTGGTGATAGGCAAGAAGGTGGCTATGGTTGGTTAATTATGAATCGTTTAATGGATAAAGTAGAATATCAGTTACAAGTTGATGGAGCTAATTGTCTCAAGTTAGAAGCTACTATACCGGAATTAGCAAATAATTAA
- a CDS encoding CPBP family glutamic-type intramembrane protease, with protein sequence MQNEKPSNKQRLQQKTKLRLGMFVVLLLLSAIAVLLFYPRTSTVEHTPSSNYDIHKQQDFNQSQFYPPNQTVNPDLYQPVDKWVGRLVLPNQQQIQSGSDWVWMEIQHASPEAQNLVGKVVRLEWLNKPESQSYVQAVQQDISFTDETRESQAKGIIHPFRLNGRLQVGPLQSLAGARPKDDVVVTLDDGELVKGSDNQLRLQIAHEPVMATGRFYGLVKILNPEPASSQYPASPFCPGTSSCPSDFFRVRHYNRVSGDFNGVEETVRIPQQVIDTRNIPPSTPREIEKSPAGQAGWYIYGAKNTQGIFVVQGIVPRSLLKIQPQHVVLGQQPGLTYIKNQNWQIAPQDKGTIRTVLLDPSTNQDQLAASNWQEGDRAIVLHNFGGIGGKKSEGSTAYTITGHFAFGLAQVVRDPITKELQFAIEYQQIYANNSDGIIAGRHSWADYMGNLQWGWAATRPISDVLIKFAPVTQDYNFDGIKLSPVTEFQRQLQIMMARYRTGDGTGSATVTPATSCVQDASQALYIAIQVITQQVASNSAIQQWLSNHPDDPQTERFGQLVRLSSDLQRQLTPLGIVRADWKSHADYLTGIGDGKETFRDGVPPSVADRSPWAALTSWRTMVPRQAHDEIAALFFRHGAKLWFLRTNQIGGENPDIAPVAPTLGLGEITIPFTNIAPIPILLNRLLASLVVPEIRDWIVVGITVLIYSAIALPLGWRSGFLSWCFTSTNPLHQLAIALRVIITPAIVEELVFRVLLLPHPLEVINWYGWTLWAGLILLLFILYHPLNAKTLYQVGFPTFFHPIFLTLTGLLGLCCTIAYALTGSLWAIVLIHWIVVLVWLLALGGKDKLLISH encoded by the coding sequence ATGCAAAACGAAAAACCGTCGAACAAACAACGGTTGCAACAGAAGACGAAATTACGATTGGGGATGTTCGTTGTTTTATTACTACTGAGTGCGATCGCTGTCTTGCTGTTTTACCCGCGAACATCTACGGTGGAACATACACCATCAAGCAATTACGACATTCACAAACAGCAAGACTTCAATCAATCACAGTTTTATCCCCCAAATCAAACTGTCAACCCCGACCTTTATCAACCTGTGGACAAATGGGTAGGTAGATTAGTATTGCCAAATCAGCAGCAAATACAGTCGGGATCAGATTGGGTATGGATGGAAATACAACACGCGTCACCAGAAGCACAAAATTTAGTAGGTAAAGTTGTGCGTTTGGAATGGCTAAACAAGCCAGAGTCACAGTCTTACGTACAAGCTGTGCAACAAGATATAAGTTTTACTGATGAAACAAGGGAAAGCCAAGCCAAGGGGATTATTCACCCATTTCGCCTGAATGGTCGTCTGCAAGTAGGGCCTTTGCAATCCCTCGCTGGTGCTAGGCCGAAGGATGATGTGGTCGTCACCTTAGATGATGGTGAGTTAGTGAAAGGGAGTGATAATCAGCTACGTCTGCAAATTGCCCACGAACCTGTAATGGCGACCGGCAGATTTTATGGTTTGGTAAAAATCCTCAATCCAGAACCAGCTAGTAGTCAATATCCTGCGTCACCGTTTTGTCCTGGGACTTCCTCCTGTCCCAGTGATTTTTTTCGCGTGCGTCATTACAATCGAGTTTCTGGTGACTTCAATGGGGTGGAGGAAACTGTGCGGATTCCCCAACAAGTAATTGATACACGCAATATTCCACCCTCTACTCCCAGGGAAATAGAAAAATCCCCAGCCGGGCAAGCGGGTTGGTATATTTATGGCGCAAAGAATACTCAAGGAATTTTTGTGGTTCAGGGGATAGTACCGCGATCGCTCTTAAAAATCCAGCCGCAACACGTAGTTTTAGGACAACAACCGGGGTTAACCTACATAAAAAACCAGAATTGGCAGATTGCACCCCAAGATAAAGGTACAATCCGGACTGTTTTACTTGATCCCAGCACCAACCAAGACCAACTAGCCGCATCTAATTGGCAAGAAGGCGATCGCGCCATAGTCCTGCATAACTTTGGTGGTATTGGTGGTAAAAAGAGTGAAGGTAGCACAGCATATACAATCACCGGACACTTCGCTTTTGGACTAGCGCAAGTAGTTCGTGATCCCATCACCAAAGAATTACAATTTGCCATTGAGTATCAACAAATTTACGCCAATAACTCAGACGGGATCATTGCGGGGAGACATTCTTGGGCAGACTACATGGGAAACTTACAATGGGGATGGGCAGCCACAAGACCCATTTCTGATGTATTAATTAAGTTTGCACCAGTTACCCAAGACTACAATTTTGACGGGATCAAGCTTTCTCCCGTGACAGAATTTCAGCGACAATTGCAGATTATGATGGCACGCTATCGCACAGGTGATGGCACTGGTAGCGCCACGGTTACCCCGGCGACTTCTTGCGTCCAAGATGCCAGCCAAGCACTATATATCGCCATTCAAGTAATTACTCAGCAAGTAGCCTCAAACTCAGCCATTCAGCAGTGGTTGAGTAATCATCCCGATGATCCCCAAACTGAACGCTTTGGGCAACTAGTGAGATTGAGTTCAGACTTGCAACGCCAATTAACTCCCTTGGGGATCGTCCGTGCAGACTGGAAAAGCCATGCAGATTATCTCACGGGCATTGGAGATGGGAAAGAAACTTTCCGTGATGGCGTTCCGCCCAGCGTAGCTGATCGCAGTCCTTGGGCCGCGTTGACAAGTTGGCGGACTATGGTACCCAGACAGGCACACGATGAAATAGCCGCCTTATTTTTCAGACATGGTGCCAAACTCTGGTTTCTACGCACCAATCAAATCGGCGGCGAAAACCCCGATATTGCCCCCGTAGCACCGACATTAGGGTTAGGAGAAATCACCATACCCTTTACTAACATTGCACCTATACCCATTTTGTTAAACCGCTTACTGGCATCTTTGGTTGTGCCAGAAATACGAGATTGGATAGTTGTGGGGATCACAGTCTTAATATACAGTGCGATCGCCTTACCTTTAGGCTGGCGTTCTGGTTTTTTGTCTTGGTGTTTTACCTCTACCAATCCTCTCCACCAACTAGCGATCGCATTACGAGTAATTATCACACCTGCGATCGTCGAGGAATTAGTTTTCCGCGTATTACTGCTTCCCCATCCCTTAGAAGTAATCAACTGGTATGGATGGACATTATGGGCAGGATTGATCTTACTGCTGTTTATTCTCTACCATCCCCTAAACGCCAAAACCCTTTACCAAGTTGGATTTCCGACCTTTTTTCACCCCATATTCCTAACCTTAACCGGACTTTTAGGATTGTGCTGTACAATAGCCTATGCTTTGACAGGTTCTCTATGGGCGATCGTCCTCATCCACTGGATTGTAGTACTAGTATGGCTACTAGCCTTAGGAGGCAAAGACAAGTTGTTAATTAGTCATTAG